The Prionailurus bengalensis isolate Pbe53 chromosome A3, Fcat_Pben_1.1_paternal_pri, whole genome shotgun sequence genome includes a window with the following:
- the TMEM17 gene encoding transmembrane protein 17, translating into MELPDPVRQRLGNFSRTVFSDSNRTGPEYSEGPDNEMVSSLALQMSLYFNTYFFPLWWVSSIMMLQMKYSVLPDYYKFIVVTVIIIITLIEAIRLYLGYMGNLQEKVPELAGFWLLSLLLQLPLILFLLFNEGLTNLPLEKAIHIIFTLFLTFQVVSAFVTLRKMVNQLATRFHLQDFDRLSAYRGGTRRMRSCIEEI; encoded by the exons ATGGAGCTGCCGGATCCGGTCCGCCAGCGGCTGGGAAACTTCAGCCGGACCGTGTTCAGCGACTCCAACCGGACCGGGCCGGAGTACAGCGAGGGTCCTG aTAATGAAATGGTTTCCAGTTTGGCACTGCAGATGTCACTTTATTTTAACACTTACTTTTTCCCACTTTGGTGGGTAAGCAGCATTATGATGCTTCAGATGAAG tatTCAGTCTTGCCTGATTACTACAAATTCATTGTGGTCACTGTTATCATCATAATAACCTTAATTGAAGCTATCAGGTTGTATCTGGGCTACATGGGGAACCTACAGGAAAAG GTTCCTGAATTGGCTGGCTTTTGGCTTTTGAGTCTTCTGTTGCAACTGCCTTTAATTCTATTCTTGCTCTTTAATGAAGGCCTAACGAATCTGCCATTGGAAAAAGCAATACACATCATCTTCACTTTGTTCCTCACTTTCCAAGTTGTTTCAGCCTTTGTTACCCTGAGGAAAATGGTAAATCAGTTGGCAACTCGTTTCCACCTCCAAGACTTTGACCGGCTCTCCGCATACAGAGGAGGCACGAGAAGAATGAGATCCTGTATAGAAGAGATTTGA